A region from the Halomicroarcula saliterrae genome encodes:
- a CDS encoding GAP family protein has translation MSLVTVLPLAVVMVAGPQLLSAIFLATSEQWRRNSAAFVGGAACSISIVVTAAYFLATGTRSAGASNTTLSWLIAAVLVAAAFNVYRTRETAEPPAWMGKLTGASPRFAFRLGALLLGLFPTDILTSVAVGATLSSEGAPLRDAAGFVLATVLLLALPSLSVLALGERAEWLLPKVRDWMTDNSWLVTEFVIGIFVVLTLT, from the coding sequence ATGAGTCTCGTCACCGTCCTCCCGCTGGCGGTCGTGATGGTCGCCGGCCCGCAGCTGCTGAGCGCCATCTTCCTGGCCACGAGCGAACAGTGGCGGCGAAACTCGGCCGCCTTCGTGGGCGGAGCGGCCTGTTCTATCTCTATCGTCGTCACTGCCGCCTACTTCCTGGCGACCGGGACGCGGTCGGCGGGGGCCTCGAACACGACGCTCTCCTGGCTTATCGCGGCGGTTCTCGTCGCGGCCGCGTTCAACGTGTATCGGACCCGGGAGACGGCCGAGCCCCCGGCGTGGATGGGGAAGCTGACCGGGGCGAGCCCGCGATTCGCCTTCCGCTTGGGGGCCCTGTTGCTGGGGCTGTTCCCGACCGATATCCTCACTTCGGTGGCCGTGGGCGCGACGCTGTCGAGCGAGGGCGCGCCGCTGCGTGACGCGGCGGGGTTCGTGCTGGCGACGGTGCTGTTGCTCGCGCTCCCGTCGCTGTCGGTGCTGGCTCTCGGCGAGCGCGCCGAGTGGCTGCTCCCGAAAGTTCGCGACTGGATGACCGACAACTCGTGGCTCGTCACCGAGTTCGTCATCGGAATCTTCGTCGTCCTGACGCTGACGTGA
- a CDS encoding histidine kinase N-terminal 7TM domain-containing protein gives MSEGGLVGQTGGAVTAVHPIEAVYLSLLVVSIVGFALMNVWVERGRSTARIRAVVPLHIVAMLWAGVAALELLAADQQLSRWLVYLRTVFSYLTVVAFVYFGTVYSGRSTSLRRPFNALFVGGMATGLLGLVTQPWLGLHFDPLVFTTDPFPYYRTGFGPLWLFGFFWSYVGIGAALYYLAELVVTSQHRSSRPLVVYSAGILLGLVPSAFTVTGRVPTLPGYDHTVLGLSIVGVATFVGAWLGMVRITPISRDRLLGTTGDGLLVRDDTGQVVDLNPEARRFLVGDGNPIGSPLAVVAPVLADAIAADGDGFESAARTGRTVEFTHDDRRYSAVVSPVTDGDTVAGSALLIRDVTERYENRRELRRQNRQLDEFARSISHHLRNPLQVAAGQTELVRQRLADSGADPVDRDRLDDLDGALDRMETIITDLRTLAEQGKSVESTEVVGFGDAVRTAWSHVDTGEATLAVDVDGTIRADESRLLSILENLVRNSVEHGSTSNRTQSDDSVAHGSTSAGSQTRQDSVEHGGVAITVRLTDDGFVFEDDGPGIDADHDRLFEYGYTTSSEGTGLGLSIVETMAQSHGWAVRVDPAHDGARFVVSGAVTAVGNTESGR, from the coding sequence GTGAGCGAGGGCGGCCTCGTCGGCCAGACCGGTGGCGCGGTCACTGCGGTACACCCCATCGAGGCGGTGTACCTGTCGCTCCTGGTCGTGAGCATCGTCGGCTTCGCGCTGATGAACGTCTGGGTCGAGCGGGGCCGGTCCACGGCCCGTATCCGGGCAGTCGTCCCGCTACACATCGTGGCGATGCTCTGGGCCGGGGTCGCCGCGCTCGAACTCCTCGCCGCGGACCAGCAGCTCAGCCGCTGGCTGGTGTATCTGCGAACCGTGTTCTCCTATCTCACGGTGGTCGCGTTCGTCTACTTCGGGACGGTGTACAGCGGCCGGTCGACGTCGCTGCGGCGACCGTTCAACGCCCTCTTCGTCGGCGGGATGGCGACCGGCCTGCTCGGACTGGTGACCCAGCCGTGGCTCGGCCTGCATTTCGACCCGCTGGTGTTCACTACCGACCCCTTCCCGTACTACCGCACCGGCTTCGGCCCGCTCTGGCTGTTCGGCTTTTTCTGGTCGTACGTCGGCATCGGGGCGGCGCTGTACTACCTCGCGGAGCTGGTCGTCACCTCCCAGCACCGGTCGAGTCGCCCCCTCGTCGTCTACAGCGCGGGGATACTGCTGGGACTCGTCCCCAGCGCGTTCACGGTGACCGGGCGGGTGCCGACGCTCCCGGGTTACGACCACACCGTCTTGGGGCTGAGTATCGTCGGCGTGGCCACCTTCGTCGGCGCCTGGCTGGGGATGGTGAGAATCACGCCCATCTCCCGGGACCGACTGCTGGGAACGACCGGCGACGGACTCCTCGTCCGCGACGACACCGGGCAGGTCGTCGACCTGAACCCGGAGGCGAGGCGGTTCCTCGTCGGCGACGGGAACCCCATCGGATCGCCGCTCGCGGTGGTCGCGCCGGTGCTTGCCGACGCCATCGCGGCGGACGGCGACGGCTTCGAGAGCGCTGCCCGGACGGGCCGAACCGTCGAGTTCACGCACGACGACCGCCGGTACTCGGCGGTCGTCTCGCCCGTCACCGACGGCGACACCGTCGCGGGGTCGGCCCTGCTGATACGCGACGTGACCGAACGTTACGAGAACCGACGGGAGCTACGGCGCCAGAACCGCCAGCTCGACGAGTTCGCGAGGAGCATCTCACACCACCTCCGCAATCCGCTACAGGTCGCCGCCGGCCAGACCGAACTCGTACGACAGCGCCTGGCCGACTCCGGAGCCGACCCCGTCGACCGCGACCGGCTCGACGACCTGGACGGCGCGCTCGACCGGATGGAGACCATCATCACGGACCTCCGAACGCTCGCCGAGCAGGGCAAGTCCGTCGAGTCCACCGAAGTCGTCGGGTTCGGTGACGCGGTCCGGACGGCCTGGTCACACGTCGACACCGGCGAAGCGACCCTCGCGGTGGACGTCGACGGGACCATCCGCGCCGACGAGAGTCGGCTGCTCAGCATCCTCGAGAATCTGGTCCGGAACAGCGTGGAACACGGTTCCACGAGCAATCGGACGCAGTCCGACGACAGCGTCGCGCACGGCTCGACGAGCGCCGGCTCGCAAACTCGCCAGGACAGCGTGGAACACGGCGGCGTCGCGATAACTGTCCGCCTCACCGACGACGGGTTCGTCTTCGAGGACGACGGTCCCGGTATCGACGCCGACCACGACCGGCTGTTCGAGTACGGCTACACTACCAGCAGCGAGGGGACCGGACTCGGCCTGAGCATCGTGGAGACGATGGCCCAGTCTCACGGCTGGGCGGTTCGGGTCGACCCGGCCCACGACGGCGCGCGGTTCGTCGTCAGCGGCGCCGTGACAGCGGTCGGGAACACGGAAAGCGGGAGGTAG
- a CDS encoding TRAM domain-containing protein — translation MTQISDSVRLLFETSVDDEGDRYVVSIPSELVENGSIDTDQSYRVALLASEADERSTETTVTEPDRSTVSPPETASPHSQGPPVEEGEVRTVSIDTLGDQGDGIAKVERGFIVIVPGTKPGDRVEVEITDVKETVAFAETVGEATVR, via the coding sequence ATGACACAGATATCTGATTCCGTCCGCTTGCTATTCGAGACCTCGGTCGACGACGAGGGCGACCGGTACGTCGTCTCGATACCGTCGGAACTCGTCGAGAACGGCTCCATCGATACGGACCAGTCCTATCGGGTCGCACTCCTCGCCTCCGAGGCCGACGAGCGCTCGACGGAGACGACCGTCACGGAGCCCGACCGCTCGACGGTGTCACCGCCGGAGACCGCCTCGCCCCACTCGCAGGGGCCACCGGTCGAGGAAGGCGAGGTGCGGACGGTCTCCATCGACACGCTCGGCGACCAGGGCGACGGCATCGCCAAGGTAGAGCGGGGCTTTATCGTCATCGTCCCGGGCACCAAGCCGGGCGACCGCGTCGAGGTCGAGATAACCGACGTGAAAGAGACCGTCGCGTTCGCCGAGACGGTCGGCGAAGCGACCGTCCGATAA
- a CDS encoding SDR family NAD(P)-dependent oxidoreductase: MADKLADETAVVTGAASGIGRAIALRFAAAGASVVVADVREGPREGGTPTHERIEDAEFVETDVSEVDDIRAAVETATDAFGSCDVMVNNAGVFTADQPIADTDEDDYDWLMDINLKGVYFGSKFAADVMADQPDGGSIINLSSVAGLVGYPGASTYCASKGGISNLTRELALELGPDGIRVNAINPGVIETAMTTEDSDVAGAYEKQVALRRDGQPEEVADAALFLASDDASYVTGHNLVVDGGYTAQ, from the coding sequence ATGGCTGACAAACTCGCCGACGAGACGGCAGTCGTCACCGGCGCCGCGTCCGGAATCGGCCGTGCAATCGCCCTGCGTTTCGCGGCGGCCGGCGCCAGCGTCGTCGTCGCGGACGTCCGCGAAGGGCCCCGCGAGGGCGGGACGCCGACACACGAACGCATCGAGGACGCCGAGTTCGTCGAGACCGACGTCTCGGAAGTCGACGACATCCGCGCGGCGGTCGAGACGGCGACCGACGCCTTCGGGAGCTGTGACGTCATGGTGAACAACGCCGGCGTGTTCACCGCAGACCAGCCCATCGCGGACACCGACGAGGACGACTACGACTGGCTCATGGATATCAACCTCAAGGGGGTGTACTTCGGGAGCAAGTTCGCCGCCGACGTGATGGCCGACCAGCCCGACGGGGGGTCGATTATCAACCTCTCCTCGGTCGCCGGGCTCGTCGGCTACCCGGGCGCGTCGACGTACTGCGCCTCCAAGGGCGGTATCTCCAACCTCACCCGCGAACTAGCGCTCGAACTCGGCCCCGACGGCATCCGCGTCAACGCCATCAACCCGGGCGTCATCGAGACCGCGATGACCACGGAGGACTCTGACGTCGCCGGCGCGTACGAGAAGCAGGTCGCCCTCCGACGCGACGGCCAGCCCGAGGAGGTCGCCGACGCCGCCCTGTTCCTCGCGAGCGACGACGCCTCGTACGTCACCGGCCACAACCTCGTCGTCGACGGCGGCTACACCGCACAGTAG
- a CDS encoding histidine kinase N-terminal 7TM domain-containing protein: MDGSVPLQFWYVSSLVVSALIVAATGALVYTRTETHHRTEFVAYVAVQWCWVVAAIAKLLVRVPAAKYALSLLTDLFAVVAIVTVGYFATVYTNRSTSPRRPQNALAVGWAAVAVVGILTQPVFGLQYASVAYRQEPVAYLAIEPGPLYLLNSVVAAAILLVSFVYLARLFLSSNHRPTSSILLLVAAAVASLLPNAVTALETIPLLPGYDYTVFGIVPLTVILAYTVFFRGELDIAPMARTEIVDHIDDVLLGLDDAGRLIDYNAAAEPLLPPDVETPVGTELSRLLPGLAAEILLPAAGDADVSATYSTVVDGARTHYAVSVSPITERGTVAGYTVVARDVTAVEESKRELARQNDQLESFASTVAHDLRNPLQVADGATELLDRQLRAADDPAAAEAADHLDSVADAIDRMDARLDELRTLAEHAQSVTTTESVAFGPAVRAVWAAADTGEMALAVTADGHIEADRARLDSVLDQLVRHSGERGADRVEVALTGTGFTYEDDGRRIAECDREAVFDSDTTTAAASVGLGLEIVRTQVESQGWQVGVERTETGTAFVVTGGTTTAETEVGP; encoded by the coding sequence ATGGACGGCTCAGTACCACTACAGTTCTGGTACGTGAGCTCACTCGTGGTGTCGGCGCTCATCGTGGCTGCGACCGGCGCACTCGTCTACACGCGGACGGAGACGCACCACCGGACGGAGTTCGTCGCCTACGTCGCGGTGCAGTGGTGCTGGGTGGTGGCCGCCATCGCGAAGTTGCTCGTCCGCGTTCCGGCGGCGAAGTACGCGCTGAGCCTGCTCACTGACCTGTTCGCGGTGGTCGCCATCGTCACCGTCGGCTACTTCGCGACGGTGTATACGAACCGGTCGACGTCGCCGCGGCGACCGCAGAACGCCCTCGCTGTGGGCTGGGCGGCCGTCGCCGTCGTCGGTATCCTCACCCAGCCGGTGTTCGGGCTCCAGTACGCGTCGGTGGCCTATCGACAGGAGCCCGTCGCGTACCTCGCGATAGAGCCGGGCCCGCTGTACCTGCTGAACTCGGTGGTGGCCGCCGCCATCTTGCTGGTCAGTTTCGTCTATCTGGCGCGGCTCTTCCTGAGCTCGAATCACCGACCGACGAGTTCGATACTGCTGCTGGTGGCAGCGGCGGTCGCCTCCCTCCTGCCCAACGCCGTGACCGCGCTGGAGACGATTCCGCTCCTCCCCGGATACGACTACACCGTCTTCGGTATCGTCCCGTTGACCGTCATCCTCGCCTACACCGTCTTCTTCCGGGGGGAACTCGACATCGCGCCGATGGCCCGAACCGAAATCGTCGACCACATCGACGACGTGTTGCTGGGACTCGACGACGCGGGCCGGCTCATCGACTACAACGCCGCCGCGGAGCCGCTCTTGCCGCCCGACGTGGAGACGCCCGTCGGGACGGAGCTGTCGAGGTTGCTGCCGGGGCTGGCCGCGGAGATACTGCTCCCAGCGGCGGGGGATGCGGACGTCTCGGCGACGTACTCGACAGTCGTCGACGGCGCGCGGACCCACTACGCGGTGTCCGTCTCGCCGATTACCGAGCGCGGCACGGTCGCCGGCTACACGGTCGTGGCACGGGACGTCACCGCGGTCGAGGAGTCAAAGCGGGAGCTGGCGCGACAGAACGACCAGCTGGAGTCGTTCGCCTCGACCGTCGCCCACGACCTCAGGAACCCGCTTCAGGTCGCCGACGGCGCGACGGAACTGCTGGACCGGCAGCTCCGGGCCGCTGACGACCCCGCGGCGGCGGAGGCGGCCGACCACCTCGACAGCGTCGCCGACGCCATCGACCGGATGGACGCGAGGCTGGACGAACTGCGGACGCTCGCGGAACACGCCCAGTCCGTGACGACGACCGAGTCCGTGGCGTTCGGGCCGGCAGTCCGGGCGGTCTGGGCGGCGGCCGACACCGGGGAGATGGCGCTCGCGGTCACGGCTGACGGGCACATCGAGGCCGACCGCGCCCGGCTGGACAGCGTGCTCGACCAGCTCGTCCGACACAGCGGCGAGCGCGGCGCCGACCGAGTCGAGGTCGCGCTCACCGGGACGGGGTTCACCTACGAGGACGACGGCCGACGGATTGCCGAGTGCGACCGGGAGGCGGTCTTCGACTCCGACACGACGACCGCGGCCGCCAGCGTCGGGCTCGGGCTGGAAATCGTCCGGACGCAGGTCGAATCCCAGGGCTGGCAGGTCGGCGTCGAGCGGACGGAGACGGGGACGGCGTTCGTCGTCACCGGTGGAACGACGACGGCCGAGACGGAGGTGGGCCCGTGA